A genome region from Deinococcus depolymerans includes the following:
- the nadC gene encoding carboxylating nicotinate-nucleotide diphosphorylase, translated as MLSLDERLRAALAEDIGRGDATTLATIPASQRATAEFLLKEPGVLSGLEVATRVFALVDPAVTVTWTARDGEARTRGPIGTVSGAARSLLTGERLALNLTQRLSGVATQTRRYADALGGGHTRLLDTRKTTPLWRDLEKQAVRHGGGFNHRAGLDDGILIKDNHVAAAGSITEAIRRARDHSYLLKIECEVPDLAGLEEALHARADRVLLDNMSDELLAQAVALRDRLAPHVTLEASGNMTLSRLPRVAASRVDFVSAGALTHSAPALDISLNFLPDPHTPAPEDLS; from the coding sequence ATGCTGAGTCTCGACGAGCGCCTGCGCGCCGCTCTGGCCGAGGACATCGGCCGGGGGGACGCCACGACCCTCGCCACCATTCCCGCCTCGCAGCGGGCCACCGCCGAATTCCTGCTGAAGGAACCGGGCGTCCTGAGCGGCCTGGAGGTCGCCACGCGCGTCTTCGCGCTGGTGGATCCGGCCGTGACCGTCACCTGGACCGCGCGGGACGGCGAGGCCCGCACGCGCGGCCCGATCGGCACGGTCAGCGGCGCGGCCCGCAGCCTCCTGACCGGCGAACGCCTCGCCCTGAACCTGACGCAGCGCCTGTCGGGCGTCGCCACGCAGACGCGGCGTTACGCGGACGCGCTGGGCGGCGGGCACACGCGCCTGCTCGACACCCGCAAGACCACCCCGCTGTGGCGCGACCTGGAGAAACAGGCGGTGCGGCACGGCGGCGGGTTCAACCACCGCGCGGGCCTGGACGACGGCATCCTGATCAAGGACAACCACGTGGCCGCCGCCGGGAGCATCACGGAGGCCATCCGCCGCGCCCGCGACCACAGTTACCTGCTGAAGATCGAGTGCGAGGTGCCGGACCTCGCGGGCCTGGAGGAAGCCCTGCACGCCCGCGCCGACCGCGTGCTGCTGGACAACATGAGCGACGAGCTGCTGGCGCAGGCCGTGGCCCTGCGTGACCGCCTCGCGCCGCACGTGACGCTGGAAGCCAGCGGCAACATGACCCTGTCCCGCCTGCCGCGCGTGGCGGCCAGCCGCGTGGACTTCGTGAGCGCCGGGGCGCTGACGCACTCGGCCCCCGCACTGGACATCAGCCTGAACTTCCTTCCCGACCCACACACCCCTGCCCCTGAGGACCTGTCATGA
- the nadB gene encoding L-aspartate oxidase, which translates to MRIVETELLVIGGGVAGAYAALTARSYGADVVLACKTPLTGGSTRWAQGGIAAPLAVGDEEAHALDTLKAGRGLCEPEAVQAFVRDARSHVETLRDLGVTFSAHVTLEGGHSRARIRHTGDSTGHSISLALAGALGAARGPALNVLEGAFVRNLRVSGGAVVGADLLTPDGPVGVRAGAVLLATGGFGRLYPVTTAPPEGTGDGLGLAWQAGAALRDLEFVQFHPTAVVRGGAAFLVTEAARGEGGRLLNARGERFMERYDPALELAPRDVVARAIAAEIAATGRVDLDLRHLGAAFVRSRFPTVTASLAPLGLDLGADLIPVQPAVHYTMGGVQTDVQGRTGVPGLYAAGEVASSGLHGANRLASNSLSEGLVFGARAARAALAVLKPVPARTEALPAPLVDPACLPALRSLVAGAAGLRRDGAGLRAALDAWAWPVTPTESRESVEAGHLALIGERVLRAALAREESRGGHHRTDFPGEAAGAVHSVQSRALGDTVARVPVGAAAPAVLGSSA; encoded by the coding sequence GTGAGGATTGTCGAGACGGAGCTGCTGGTGATCGGGGGCGGTGTGGCGGGCGCGTACGCGGCCCTGACGGCGCGCAGTTACGGGGCGGACGTGGTGCTGGCCTGCAAGACGCCCCTGACGGGCGGTTCGACCCGCTGGGCGCAGGGTGGGATCGCGGCGCCGCTGGCGGTGGGGGACGAGGAGGCGCACGCGCTCGACACCCTGAAGGCCGGGCGGGGGCTGTGCGAGCCGGAGGCGGTGCAGGCGTTCGTGCGGGACGCCCGGTCGCACGTGGAGACGCTGCGGGACCTGGGCGTGACGTTCAGCGCGCATGTGACTCTGGAAGGCGGGCACAGCCGGGCCAGGATCCGGCACACGGGGGACTCGACGGGTCATTCGATCAGTCTGGCGCTGGCCGGGGCGCTCGGGGCGGCGCGGGGGCCGGCGCTGAACGTGCTGGAGGGCGCGTTCGTGCGGAACCTGCGGGTGTCGGGGGGCGCGGTGGTGGGCGCGGACCTGCTCACGCCGGACGGGCCGGTGGGGGTGCGGGCCGGGGCGGTGCTGCTGGCGACCGGGGGCTTCGGACGGCTGTACCCGGTGACGACCGCGCCGCCGGAGGGCACCGGGGACGGGCTGGGGCTGGCGTGGCAGGCGGGCGCGGCGCTGCGGGACCTGGAGTTCGTGCAGTTCCACCCGACGGCCGTGGTGCGGGGCGGCGCGGCGTTCCTGGTGACGGAGGCCGCGCGGGGCGAGGGGGGGCGGCTGCTGAACGCACGCGGCGAGCGGTTCATGGAGCGCTACGATCCGGCGCTGGAACTCGCGCCGCGTGACGTGGTGGCCCGCGCGATTGCCGCCGAGATCGCCGCGACGGGCCGGGTGGACCTGGACCTGCGGCACCTGGGCGCGGCGTTCGTGCGCTCGCGCTTCCCGACGGTCACGGCGTCCCTGGCGCCGCTGGGCCTGGACCTGGGCGCGGACCTGATCCCGGTGCAGCCGGCGGTGCATTACACGATGGGTGGCGTCCAGACGGACGTGCAGGGCCGCACGGGCGTGCCGGGCCTGTACGCGGCGGGCGAGGTGGCGTCCAGCGGCCTGCACGGCGCGAACCGGCTGGCCAGCAACAGTCTGTCCGAGGGGCTGGTGTTCGGCGCGCGGGCGGCGCGGGCGGCCCTGGCGGTCCTGAAGCCAGTCCCGGCGCGCACCGAGGCGCTGCCGGCCCCGCTGGTGGACCCGGCCTGCCTGCCGGCGCTGCGGTCGCTGGTGGCGGGCGCGGCGGGCCTGCGGCGCGACGGGGCGGGCCTGCGGGCCGCGCTGGACGCCTGGGCGTGGCCGGTGACGCCCACCGAGTCCCGCGAGAGTGTGGAGGCCGGGCATCTGGCCCTGATCGGCGAGCGGGTGTTGCGGGCGGCGCTGGCGCGGGAGGAGTCGCGCGGCGGGCATCACCGGACGGACTTTCCGGGCGAGGCGGCGGGCGCGGTGCATTCCGTGCAGTCGCGCGCGCTGGGGGACACGGTGGCGCGGGTGCCGGTGGGCGCGGCGGCACCGGCTGTGCTAGGGTCTTCCGCGTGA